The nucleotide sequence TCGTGATTTGTGCATTAGTATATGAAAGCAGAGGCATCGTGTGGGGAATATGTCCAGTCAAAATTGCAGAGTAATGAAAGCATAGGTGAACCTTGCACAGAAACTCTCTCAGAAACGTTTGAGAGTTAGTCGCATATTTTCATATAGAGTGTTATTTCTTCCTTCTTGTTTATTCTATAATGAATCTCTCAAGATGAGGAGAAGTGACGTTGACCTTCATTTTGTGCTGAGAATCGTCAATGGCGGAGGAAGGATATTTTAGTGCGGATAATaagaattttgaattttgtgtCATTATTATGAGATCTTTACAACTTCTCCGAAATctaacaacaaatcaattattCATTCTTAGATACGTACCTCGAGAATGTAGAAACATTCTGTAGGTTAGCTTGATTAGTGGTCATACCGTCACAAATTTTGAGACTCGCACCGGAACTACTACTCAAATGAGGGCCGTCCTGAGTTATACTGATAGATACAATGATTACTTTCCCCACTAAATTACTAATAATAATTCGTAAATTATAAACGAATTCATCGTTGGTCAATACTTATACGCAAATCTGGTTAAAAACACCCCCAACATACTCCGCCCAACACCGAAATGCTGAAATATTAATTTCGGCGGGGATTATTGTTAGAAACTTGTATAAAAAAATCGCATTTGCCACAACTCATTAAAATTTCCCCACATTTAATTACTTCTCATTTTGGAATATGGAACCACTCTCATGACCCAGAGAGCTAATGACACGCACGACTTTTCATGCCACACCTTGTAATCAAATCGATTAGGGTAATATAGATCTTACAAACGTTTCCAGTGATATCAATATTTTCGAAAATAGATGAATGGATAAAATTACGATTACAGAAACGGCGTGGTGTAGGCAGGTGTTTACTTCAGATCCAGAATTAAATTctaatgaattggaattgttCATTAGTTAGGCCATTTTTAAACCTTTTAGTCCGAATTAAATAACCATACCATGTAATAAATCGACTATACATAAGGGGAGAATTTGTCAATGTAGAAACTATTGCACGCTAAGTGCGGTTCTTTAAGAGTGGAAACCCAAAGGTGCATCATGAATGTCGGAACCAAATGCCTCTCAGCGATACAGCTTTAGGGTGGCTCCTTCATTGTTGTCTTGGACTTctattgaaaactttttaaCCAGGGAATTGCTTTCAAAAGATATAACTTCTATACACTGTACAAAATACCTTCCCTCAACCCTTGCTGTGAGGATGAGACATTAACACTTCTATTCTTGACACTTGATTCGATAATTCATTCGTCAAGTCATCCTTATATCTCTCCCTCTCTTCTATGTCAATAAATTCCTTCCGGCCACGTATAATCCAatcacaaaagaaaatcacAAACACAACACCAAACACGGCTGAAGAATAATTCATATTTCCTGCATCAACGGGCATCACTGATGGGAAATTATAAAATATCGTCGTAAATATAGCCCaaacaacaagcacaatgttgcaaaataaacctattccaaatttgttcaacCAAAATGGACCATGCTGTATCTGGTTTCTCTTGAAAATTAAGCATANNNNNNNNNNNNNNNNNNNNNNNNNNNNNNNNNNNNNNNNNNNNNNNNNNNNNNNNNNNNNNNNNNNNNNNNNNNNNNNNNNNNNNNNNNNNNNNNNNNNNNNNNNNNNNNNNNNNNNNNNNNNNNNNNNNNNNNNNNNNNNNNNNNNNNNNNNNNNNNNNNNNNNNNNNNNNNNNNNNNNNNNNNNNNNNNNNNNNNNNNNNNNNNNNNNNNNNNNNNNNNNNNNNNNNNNNNNNNNNNNNNNNNNNNNNNNNNNNNNNNNNNNNNNNNNNNNNNNNNNNNNNNNNNNNNNNNNNNNNNNNNNNNNNNNNNNNNNNNNNNNNNNNNNNNNNNNNNNNNNNNNNNNNNNNNNNNNNNNNNNNNNNNNNNNNNNNNNNNNNNNNNNNNNNNNNNNNNNNNNNNNNNNNNNNNNNNNNNNNNNNNNNNNNNNNNNNNNNNNNNNNNNNNNNNNNNNNNNNNNNNNNNNNNNNNNNNNNNNNNNNNNNNNNNNNNNNNNNNNNNNNNNNNNNNNNNNNNNNNNNNNNNNNNNNNNNNNNNNNNNNNNNNNNNNNNNNNNNNNNNNNNNNNNNNNNNNNNNNNNNNNNNNNNNNNNNNNNNNNNNNNNNNNNNNNNNNNNNNNNNNNNNNNNNNNNNNNNNNNNNNNNNNNNNNNNNNNNNNNNNNNNNNNNNNNNNNNNNNNNNNNNNNNNNNNNNNNNNNNNNNNNNNNNNNNNNNNNNNNNNNNNNNNNNNNNNNNNNNNNNNNNNNNNNNNNNNNNNNNNNNNNNNNNNNNNNNNNNNNNNNNNNNNNNNNNNNNNNNNNNNNNNNNNNNNNNNNNNNNNNNNNNNNNNNNNNNNNNNNNNNNNNNNNNNNNNNNNNNNNNNNNNNNNNNNNNNNNNNNNNNNNNNNNNNNNNNNNNNNNNNNNNNNNNNNNNNNNNNNNNNNNNNNNNNNNNNNNNNNNNNNNNNNNNNNNNNNNNNNNNNNNNNNNNNNNNNNNNNNNNNNNNNNNNNNNNNNNNNNNNNNNNNNNNNNNNNNNNNNNNNNNNNNNNNNNNNNNNNNNNNNNNNNNNNNNNNNNNNNNNNNNNNNNNNNNNNNNNNNNNNNNNNNNNNNNNNNNNNNNNNNNNNNNNNNNNNNNNNNNTCCAACTCCTATCAATGATATCATGCTGAAGTTTCTTCTCAACTCTGGGGCATAACCTGTATCGGCCAGGAACTCCAAATTAGCTTGTGCCTCTTTCAACAATCGAGAAGCATCCTTTTCGTTAGCCATTGCAATATCGTCTAAGTGTTGAACATGGGTAGGTTGTTGAACGATCCTGTTTGAACTGATGTGGTTAATGACATCACCACGGTCGACACTTTGTCTCTCGCCCAATGaactcttcttttcaattgaacttgACGCTGTCATTATTTATGTGGTGTGAAGGTCTTGACCAACCAAGCGATTGATAGTTGAAATCCATGTCCACTTCACGGGGTGTTTATATAGTTGAGTGTTAGCTACAACCTTATCATTTGGGTTATTGAACAGGAAGCTTCAAGAGCTCAATTAGAAAGTGCAACCTTATCTTATCTTTTGGCAACctaatttatcaatttgtttaattAAAAACTTGTCTTTGTAGATTGTATTCCTAAATCCGAGAACTAGCTGcttttgcatcaaatgATGGGGCAGAGCGGATAACCAAAATTTATCCGTCCAGGTttgatttttatttttcgGTGACTGTACGAATTGGGAAATTGATAACGCAGTTGTCTTGTTACTATTGTTATATTTTAAGATCCTCTGCATCGCTACCTTAGGAATATAAAGATAAGCAGGAAAGCAGTATTgttttccaacaatgaatCAGAAAACGATAGCATTACTAAATCTTCTCCACATTTATAAACTCTGATTGAGAGAACTTGTACCGTTTCAACCACTATTGGCTGACTAATGAGATACATTTTGGTTACTTGATCGAATTAACTGCGAGGCTTGGAAATCTCTACCTTTGTTTAATCTTTTACAAGTTCTGTGTACCCAAATTTTTATTCTAATATATATGCTATGTTTGTAAATCAAACAGATTCATCGTCGTCCTCTTCATCGGAATCATTAAGAAGTCCGGCTTGCATCAAAATCTGGTCCCAATCGCTAAACAATATGACACACGTTTCACTTAATGAAATAACGATCATACCACTACCAATTCCAAACCATAATCCAAAAAGACCATACCCCAAATTTTTACTCAATATTAAAGCTAATGGTAATGCGAATGCATAATAAGCTATCAAGTTTATCACACCTCCAATTTTCTGTAATCCTTGTGCTCTTAAAATTCCACTATTAACACAAGCTACCCCATCAAATACTTGCAAAAGAGCAACCAAAGGATCAAGTAAATTCTCTATTAAACTTATGACTTCTTCATCGTTTGTAAATATCAGCGCCAATTGCGTTTTAAATGTGAGgaatatcaaacaattggcACTAGCCACGACGAATGCACCGAGCATAGCAACTCTAGTGGCGATGATCGCCCCTTCCATATTCTGACCACCAATGAAATGCGCTATACGAGTTGAGGCTGCAATACTTACTGCAAATGGGATCATATAGGATAACGATGCTATACTTGAAACGGCACTTTGAGCTGCTAAAGGCTTGGTACCGAAATATGATGCAAAAAGAGTCATTATTTCGTATGCCAAATACTCTGACTCAATCATAACAACTCCTGGTAATGCCAAGTGGGCAAACTGGCCCCAACCTGTCAATAGTTCCGAAACTTTGGCGAGTCCATACCAGCACTTCTTTCCATCGATATATCTAACGTACAACACAAGCAAGAATGACATGAACCAGAAGTTGAGAGCAGTCGCTATAGGTGCACCAACATACCCCAATCCATAAGATTTGTTCCACACCAAGAACCAAGATAAGCAAATATTGATTGGGGCACTGATGAATAAGATCCCTGTTCCTGCTTCAAATATACCTTGTGCTTGTAAAAACCTTTtcccattttcaaatatgatATATCCTGGAGCACCCACGATCAATACCCTTAAGAACTGAGATGTAAGTTGGACGACGgcgtcatcatcaatgatgaattgtaGAACAGACGCACTAAACCACCATAGAAGCCCACATGGAACAAATAATACCCATGAAAATATGACGCTTCGCTGAACGTAAATACTCATTAGTTCGTAATTTCCGGCCCCATAAGCTTGTGAACACAATGTATCCAATGCAGTCGCTGTTCCTTCAAAAATCCCAAATGTAATTGTTGACGTCATGGTGGCTAAACTGACGGCTGCTAACTCCTTTGTCCCCAACTTCCCCACCACtatcaaacaaacaattgagaaaagatGTTCTAGTATAAATGTAACAATTAAAGGCAAGGCATGACGAATCAACACTTTGGCTTCAATGACGTagtttgttttcaaattcatgaAATTATCCAAGTTATAGCTCTTTGAAGATTTCAAGCTTGTTCGCCTCCTTCCTGATCCATAAATGTTTTCTCCAAATATATGATCGTGCTCTAAATCATCCTCTTCGGAAGTGGCGGCCGACATACGTCGATGGTGTTCTTCGATTAGCCATGAATGAAACAGCTCCTGATCTTCAGTGGCCTGTGCGCTACTCAAAGAGTCCGGTAGTGACCTTGAAGTACTGACACTAGCggcatcatcaaaatcCAGCTCCGATTCAAACTCCGAcccattttcaatcaatgataAAAACGATCGTTGatcttctccttctccaTAACTGAACAATGGACGCTTCGTTGATGGTGGAACAAATATTCGTCTGCGTCTGCTTCCTGTGAGACCGGCCCCCGTGTTCGGGTCTGCTAGTCTATTTATTGACTGGAACAACAccattttgttggttttaaaaaattataCCAATCAATGTGaaatatttttcttttggttgCGCAATTCTATAGTGAAGAGATAAAAGAGAGAGGACAAACGGTACGAGTAAAAGTAGAAGTTACAGCTTTCACATTCAAACATATAAAATTGGATATTGcttactttttttttctaaaaTATCATCCAGATACCACCACCCAATAAGATTGCCAATACAATAGCTGTCAAAACACCAGCTCCTGCTCTATCTTTACCAGTTATATCTATCTTGTTTTTATTTGTAGTATCCTCTGTGTCAGTACCAGCAGCATAATTGGATCTATTTGTTCCTCCTGTTTGAACGCTAATTGGCTCTTCTGCAATGAGGGATAGAATCACTTCCAATGATGACATCTGCTCACCTAGTCCATAGACACCATCCCAACCACTAGCAGACCAATTCTCTCCGCATGTGACTCCGTCAGATCCTCCTGAACACGATTGAGCTGCAGCTTCAGCACTTGTCTCCAAATATGGCCTTATCATGTCCTCAAAATCAGGTATGATTACCATGGTCAATCCGAGACAACGTGAAAACAAACTACGGAAAGATCTTTGATCGTTGTTACACTTTTTGCTAGGTTGGCAAGTGGTTTCCTGCATCACCTTGTTAgttgagttgaaaaaatatgAGGTTGCCgcttcaacaatttcttgcGTACGAAATTTCCATGTTTCATCACCTGTGACATTATACAAGTAAGCACATCCAGTCATAAATACCCCATACGTGTAGGACCATCTCAAATCTGTCACATCGGTACAGTTTTCTTCGATGTTTGCACCGTCATAGATACGCAAGTTTCCATTATCCTCCTCAGTTAAGAAGTTGACCTCTTCCATCCAATTCCACACTCGCTCAGCTGTAGGGAGATATGCCGACTCATTACCGGTGTACCTAGCCAATCTTGCGGCAATGTGGAAAAGACAaccatttgaaattgtattcTTATAATTGTAGCCAGAGTTCCAAGTAAAGATTTGCCATCTcaaaccaccaccacaatGTTCAGTGTCCCATCTGGCATCCATTGTATTGAAGATTGCCTGTGCCATTTCTAGCCATGAGTGCAGCTCTGGGTTTGTAAAGTTCCTTTCCACTGCCTCCATGATTGCCATACCCCAGACACCTTGATCATCATTACCTTCAGTTGTTGACTGATTTGAGGGAATATAATTATAATTATCACCAGCTTGATGATACATTCCATCGTAAATCCATTTTTCCAATGTTGAATTATCTGAATCACAGTATGTAAAATAATCCACCAATCCACCGAAAGCTTCACCTGCATTCCACCAATAGTTTGGGGATGCAAACATACCAACCGTTCCTCCGTGTTTGAAACCTTCGTAGTAGTTCCACATACCATCAGAAACTATCTTTGCGGCCGAACATATGGAGTCTTTGTCATTGATGTTTAAGTCTATGGAGCACACAAGGGCTGTGTACAATACAATGGTAGTCGTTATAAGTTTATTTAGTCCAAACATTGTATCATGTGTGAGACTTCTGTTACAAATGATTGTATTGGTACCCGTTAATGAAGAGCTAATACTCGGAGTCGATTTTAAAAGCCTTGTTTGATTGGTGTTGCTTTTCACGTTTTTATAAATTTGCACACTTCTTTCGTGTAAGTGtaacaagaaaatcaaatgtttgCCTATTAGTGGAAAGCAAGAGATTTTGCTTGTATAATGAGTATTATAGGCAAAACTCTTGGGATGGTGTTGTATAATAGGCTGAGCTTTTTCCCccttctttgatttttctctctttgtttgatttatttttatcttttttttctgttgtttgttgtttgttgtttgttgataattttgtgTTGATGGATATGTGTGTATGGATTTTTATGTACATAGTTTTGTAACTTTATTTCGATTACGTAATGCTAACATAACACTCCAAAGTTTGTAACAGCTTTAAAGTCTAGTAACAAGTAGATTCAATAGAATGAAAACTATGCTTTACTCCATAGGAGTATCACATTCGTAGAGTCATCTCTATAAACACTCTCTATTTATAACACATCTCACCAGTTGAATAATTGTAATAGTTGAGTAAGGCGTGACAAAACTACTCTATTATTTGCCAAGATTAGTGGGTCAtcagtttcttctttttgtccATGTCCTTGAGACATATAACAGGCATCATAAGTTGACTTGTTTTGTCTTTTCTTTCCTGTACTCAACTCACTTGTTCCATCTCTATCCAACAATATCCCATTCCATCCAGCCCTAATAGCACCAACAAAGTCCTTTTCATGGCTATCGCCAACATGCCAACATCCAGATAAGAAATCACCTGGAGGAGTTGATCCTCGATACctatcatcaatttcaactctGTACTCATTCACCgcaatttcatcaaaaaatgtCTTCTTGGGTTTGCCAACTTCATAATCATAAGATAAATTTATACTAGTAAAGTAATCCTTCAACTTTAAACTTTCCAAGATTTTGATTGCTCGCGTATCTGAGTTACTAGACACAACCATAGTCACCCCGTGCTTCTTCAACCCTATTAAAGTTGGAATGACGTCGTCATAAACGTCATATGCTTCATCGCTGGTGAAATGGTTAACCAAACGATCACAAATTTCGTTTGTTTGAGGATCCTTTCTCAGCAATCCATAAACACGAATGACGAGCTCTTTCCACCAAGCATTTGAGTGTTGGAATTCGGGGATACTTTTACCATAATTGGGGAATTCATCCTGCAACTCTTCATAGACCTTGGCAAAATCTTGACGAATTGACTCTGCACTCTTTGAAATACCAAACTCTTGACTTGTTATTTGGTGGTATTGTTCAGGAACCGGAGTCTTGGGTTTGTAGATGGTGccaaacaaatcaaatgaaataaAGTTTGGTTTGGGGAACTTCTTCTCTGATTCACGAATTATCCTTGTGTTTTCAGCATTGAAGGGTTGTGAAATAAGGTTTGATTGAGTTGATATTGACCTCTTGAGCACCCTAAGTGGTTGAATGTGTATTCTAGCTGGAAGAGGCATTGCTGTACAGAACTGTGTTAGCCATTCTTCATTCCGGTTCGCCGTATCATAAATTCATGTCGGCACCAAACAAAACCCAGAAATaaaattccaattggtTATGTAACAAGTTACGTAATTGTATATCAACCCCGATTTTTGCTGCCGATTTCCAAGCTCTGTATGTATAGTAACGTACAATGTATTTGTACATTATGGTGTCTGGCATCTAGCAAGATAGAGCtctttcaatatcaaaaactCGCTcaagattcaattggtATGTGTTCACTGAGTCCTCAAATCTCCTAAGCAATTCTCCGCAATCTGTTGCAAAATGACGCAAATCAAACttaccaaaaccaaaaaaaaaatgtgaGACTGAGAAGAGTACCAAAAAAGACTACAATTCAGTCATTTTATGAGATTCTAGGGCTTCGTTTATCTTGGAAAATTCATGCCTTTCTGCTATGTTTGCCGCTATTTAATTACCTGTCTTCTGTTAGAATACAACGCTACCAAATAAGTTCAGTCATTTTTGACTCTGGATAGAGCATTCCGAGTAGCAGGTAAAGTTACAAATTCTTATGACCTATTTGACTATTATAAATCAGTATATTCTCAATTTCTATCCTAAAAGTACCTCCCAGCCCCATTCTTTCATGACATTACTCCAATGAACTTTTGACTCAATGCCATTGGAATCAGAGTTGTTCATAAAATTGGCATACTCATTGTTGACCACAGACATCAAACCATTTAATGGGTGGTGATAGTTACTTGGAGAAGTCTCTTTAGTAGTATCGTTGTTCATCGTGCCATTGTTGCAGCTCACTGCTAGTGCGTCTTTTCTCTTCCAAACTTCCTCAACAACTTCCAATGCACGATCAACATTGCCAATCCACATTCTatccaccaacaacttcCACCTAGACTTACACCACTCTCtttcttcaccaatttcagCTTCACAAGATGCTACCAAGAGGGGGAAGATATGGACAACGCtagtatttgatgattttggtaTTGACGCCAAAAGAATAAATATTTTCTCCGCAAGCTCATgtgatgataatgaaggAATCTCTGGGACAGCTTGATGTAGGAAAAGTAATGCTGCATAACGATAAGCTTCTGCTGTGGCAATACAACTTGATAAATCCCAGGTTTTAGACACactctcttcttcattcttGATCATATTTGCATTAACAGTCGATTTCCATTCTAAAAGAAGTTGACGCAACTCCGAAGCCTGAGTGATTGTATTCAAAGAGtttctctttttccaattctcACTGGCCTTTGTTTTTCGTATTTTGGAAACCAATGCAGCCACTTTACCTATTATGCAAAACAACGATTGACCACATCCCAACAATGGATCAATAATCTCTGAGTCGTAATTGAAAgcatcaaattcttcaaaaaaTGTGTATACTTTATCGGACGAATCACTGAGATCAGATGGAGATGGAGATCCATGGCCATCTTTGAGTTTATCATTCAGAATCATTGAAGTTATGGTTGCCACCAAGTCTACTCCTTTCTCATCGTAATTTGTATCGGTGGTCATCTGTGCAATCACCAGGAAATATATCCAAGTATTGAATAGAATTTGAATGGGCTTGGGTACAATCAAAGAAGTGCTCTTGGTTGTACAATCATGAACCATCTTTTCGTACTCAAACTGATCGATCAATACCAACTTACTCTTTAACTGCAAGAAGCCCTCTTGACGAAAATTGGATCCATCATGTGGCATATATTTTTTTCGAACTGACTCTTGATGCTCCCTCAACAATGCCAAGATTTTGTTAATCATAGTCTTTGCCCCTTTCAAGTGAGCAATACCACTAGATGTCAGAACATCCCAGGTTTCACACACAGCCAAGTTCAAGCAGGTTGCTAATGCTATATCAGCAGGAAAGTCAACTTCCCCACCATTTTCCATCTTGGACAATCCACTTGCAAGTTCCAATATACACCTTTTCATATACTTTTGAGCTCTTGAGCGTAGCTCTCCCGTTGATGAGACTATACCATGCGAGCCAGCTAAATGGAAAAGAGTCATTGCCGCTATCGAATTGAATAGACAACTGTACCTCGTTGCTAATGGAACGAGCAAATTTCTCCAGGGATTTTCATGAAAACCATTTTTGATAGACATCACCCCCGATGTATATTCTGAGTAGAAGTGAAGAAGCTGCTCCTGTTCCGATGTTTTTACCAAAGATTTGTTAACCTCACATACTGgagatgaagttgatgataaatctTGAGATTGGTTCAAGGTTAGAGGACTCATTGTCTCAACCGAGGGtatatcaatttcttccaTATTCAAGGCAAAATTTAATATGGCTGATAGGGATGGGGTTAGACTGATGTTAAAGTCGGgatctttatttttgtcGATTGTAATCGGGTTCatgatattttcaaaagtagGAGAAAGGATTGAATGGGTATCACTATTCATTTCTTTAATTGGCGGTTCAAAGACTGTTTCCGTCCCTGAATAAGTACTGGCCTTGTGCCTTAGATTATGTATATCTTGAATGGGATATGTATCACTATAAGATCTTGTAATAAGTGGGCTTTGAACTGGACTAGCGATTGATGTCCCAGCACTAAATCTTCGTTTCCCTTTACCAGTGCTACTCTCCAGTCCAGTTGGATTTAACCCCTTGGAAATTAGATCACTCTCCTTCGCTATATCCTCAATGCTTTTTCCAATTACGGAATAACTTGCTAGTTGTAGGTGTTTCTTTAGCgatttttcaccaattgTAGGCTTTGAATCATTGAACAGCTTCCATTTGAAGTTGGTTACGTAACCTCCACAAACTATATTCTTCTTATTGCAATTTAAACATGTCGGTTTCGATTCGTCACATTTGagtctttttttcttacaAGTAATGCACCCATTCCTAGATTTGGTGCGTGGTTTGTTTGTCGTCCTGGCAGCTCCGGGGTTTAAGTTGGGAACAGTAATGGATGGAGGTTTGGTGACTTGCTTTGCTGTCATTAATGTGCTGATTCCGTTGATATGAAGAATGATGTAGATTCTGGTAATTTCTTAGCGTTAAAGGACAACCAAAGCGGGGAAAAATCCATAATATCTATTATTACCAATTTCACTCTTTGGGACTGAAAGCTACCACCAGCAA is from Candida orthopsilosis Co 90-125, chromosome 1 draft sequence and encodes:
- a CDS encoding Hnm1 protein (incomplete, gene extends across a gap in the sequence; similar to C. parapsilosis CPAR2_213230 and C. albicans orf19.2072; S. cerevisiae homolog HNM1 has role ethanolamine transport, transmembrane transport, glycine betaine transport, choline transport), which produces CLIFKRNQIQHGPFWLNKFGIGLFCNIVLVVWAIFTTIFYNFPSVMPVDAGNMNYSSAVFGVVFVIFFCDWIIRGRKEFIDIEERERYKDDLTNELSNQVSRIEVLMSHPHSKG
- a CDS encoding Dfg5 N-linked mannoprotein of cell wall and membrane; protein product: MFGLNKLITTTIVLYTALVCSIDLNINDKDSICSAAKIVSDGMWNYYEGFKHGGTVGMFASPNYWWNAGEAFGGLVDYFTYCDSDNSTLEKWIYDGMYHQAGDNYNYIPSNQSTTEGNDDQGVWGMAIMEAVERNFTNPESHSWLEMAQAIFNTMDARWDTEHCGGGLRWQIFTWNSGYNYKNTISNGCLFHIAARLARYTGNESAYLPTAERVWNWMEEVNFLTEEDNGNLRIYDGANIEENCTDVTDLRWSYTYGVFMTGCAYLYNVTGDETWKFRTQEIVEAATSYFFNSTNKVMQETTCQPSKKCNNDQRSFRSLFSRCLGLTMVIIPDFEDMIRPYLETSAEAAAQSCSGGSDGVTCGENWSASGWDGVYGLGEQMSSLEVILSLIAEEPISVQTGGTNRSNYAAGTDTEDTTNKNKIDITGKDRAGAGVLTAIVLAILLGGGIWMIF
- a CDS encoding Zcf9 transcription factor (transcription factor with zinc cluster DNA-binding motif) yields the protein MTAKQVTKPPSITVPNLNPGAARTTNKPRTKSRNGCITCKKKRLKCDESKPTCLNCNKKNIVCGGYVTNFKWKSFNDSKPTIGEKSLKKHLQLASYSVIGKSIEDIAKESDLISKGLNPTGSESSTGKGKRRFSAGTSIASPVQSPLITRSYSDTYPIQDIHNLRHKASTYSGTETVFEPPIKEMNSDTHSILSPTFENIMNPITIDKNKDPDFNISLTPSLSAILNFALNMEEIDIPSVETMSPLTLNQSQDLSSTSSPVCEVNKSLVKTSEQEQLLHFYSEYTSGVMSIKNGFHENPWRNLLVPLATRYSCLFNSIAAMTLFHLAGSHGIVSSTGELRSRAQKYMKRCILELASGLSKMENGGEVDFPADIALATCLNLAVCETWDVSTSSGIAHLKGAKTMINKILALLREHQESVRKKYMPHDGSNFRQEGFLQLKSKLVLIDQFEYEKMVHDCTTKSTSLIVPKPIQILFNTWIYFSVIAQMTTDTNYDEKGVDLVATITSMISNDKLKDGHGSPSPSDLSDSSDKVYTFFEEFDAFNYDSEIIDPLLGCGQSLFCIIGKVAALVSKIRKTKASENWKKRNSLNTITQASELRQLLLEWKSTVNANMIKNEEESVSKTWDLSSCIATAEAYRYAALLFLHQAVPEIPSLSSHELAEKIFILLASIPKSSNTSVVHIFPLLVASCEAEIGEEREWCKSRWKLLVDRMWIGNVDRALEVVEEVWKRKDALAVSCNNGTMNNDTTKETSPSNYHHPLNGLMSVVNNEYANFMNNSDSNGIESKVHWSNVMKEWGWEVLLG